The stretch of DNA TCGTCAACTACAGTGGGAGGCGGCAATTCTGAAACTTTTGTGACCCTTTTCCTTTGAAACTGATCATCTCGTCCCGTACCTGCCAAAGACAGACTAGACTGTCCCTGGGCAATCGGCTCCCCAAAGGCAGGGGCTGCTTTTGATCTGTTTGGACCTGCTTCAGTGCCTAGGAAACAGGGGCCACGGAACAAGCACTCACATGCCAAGGAGATAGATTCTCTAAAACTGATTCTACTTTcggttttgtggttttctttaggACCCACTGATGATGGTGaagaagagatggaagaagaCACCGTCACAAACGGGTCCTGAGCGGTGGGGCAGATGTGTGGCAATAGGCCCTCTTGGAACAAGTCCTGCTTTTCAAACATGGGATAATAGCCTTGTTTGTGTTAGCAAAGTGGAATGTGTCAGCGTTGCTGAAATACTTAGGACTGCTGCTGATAATTTTGTAATGTAAGTTTTGAAATCTAAATGTCAGTTTTCTAcaagtcataaaaataaacactCGGTGTGCTGCCGAGTTGTGTGTCATCACGGTGCATTTGCAGTGAAGTCTAAGGATGTGTTTCATTTGTAAATGTGGGAGGGCAGCATTTCCTCAGATTAGTCCACCTCCTGCAGTGTCATGAACATGCCAGTAAGGCCACCTTTTCTACTCCCATGTAGCCCTCATGTTAATACAGACTTGCCTGTCGCTCCGTCTTCTGATAGGACACTGAAATGATTCCATTTTTGGAATTGATTAGTGTGTCCCACTTATCCTGGTTACGGGTTGTTTTCGaggtttttttcttccccaagcTGCTCTCCAActctggctttaagtgatcctcccaccttggcctcccaaagtgctggaagaacaggcctgagccaccatacccacccTCTAGTTTTAGATATGTACGTAGTTAACATAAAGGTCGCATGGCGAGTCTTCAAGAATGTTTGCTGTTGAAAGGGGTGGAACTCACTCCTGTTTGAAGAACACTACTGTTTGATTGCCATCTCCGATCTCCCTTAGCCACGACAGTTGTAATCCAATCTTGTTGCATGAAAAGCTTGGTACTTTTTCAGTTAGCTGTTGCCACAATAATGCTGTAGAACAATCCACCACACAACTCAGGGTTTTAATCAACCACTATTTATTCTTATAGTTGGCTCTGCTTATCACTGTAGGTCTGGATTAACTGGTGTGGCTTGGTTTCTTTACAGGTCTCCGATAAGCCAGCTCACCCGGCAAAGGCACTAGAAGTAAACACTAGGGGCTTCTTAAGGCCTGCCCACATTCAAAACTGACACACTTCACTCTGTCTGCTTGCTCTTAACCAAAGCAAGCCATCTCACCAAGTATACAAAGTCCAAGGTTGATGGGGAAATAGATTCCTTTCACCTTTTATAGCAGGATATGGCTGTGAGAAAGAGTGACAAATTAGGGCCAGTCATTTAGCCTATGACGTTCAGTGACAGGTGGCAGTTCTGATTACTGTCTACCTTTGTCCTATTTTTGCAAATAGTACCTGAGCAATTACATTGAGCAAAGTGTTTGTTGAAATACCTTTCtagttccagacaaggcaagccaGGTGAGGTTCTAACACCTGATTAAAGGCCCAAAGGTAACGTAGATGCCTGGCTAGGATGAATAACTTCTGTCAGTAAAACTAAGAACAATGTGCTGGGAACTGAAATGAGCCCATCCATGCAGTCACATAATTCAAAATCGATTAGATTTTAGTGGAATATATCCATTAtactgtatgtacatatgtatgcaacACTAGTTCACAGTAGCTTACAAGTATACCTTGTATACGTTTAGAATGTGCATTATTTTCATGAGTTAATACTGGTTTCTGTCTTATATTGCAAAGTTCTGAGTGAAAAGGATTATTGccttttttaaatgatagaacCTAAATGTTAGAATTTATTCCATCTTTATGATTACAGACATTACAGAATAGGGCAGATAAGGCAAATAAAGCAAAACTTCCCTTCATTTCACCAGATGCAACATTTTGGCATTTTGATAATGTGCATGTTGACTTAATTCATTAACGTGGTTTCAAAGCCAGCAACCACAAATCTTTGCAATTTAGAATCTTCCTTcataacctttttctttttctttcgtgtgtgtgtgtgtgtgtgtgtgtgcgcgcgcgacagtcttgctctgtcaaccaggctgaagtgcagtgatacaatctcaggtcactgcaacctccacctctcaagttcaagcagttctcctgcctcactctccctagtagctaggattacaggcgcccaccaccacgcttagctaatttttgtatttttaatagagacagggtttcgccatgttagccaggcttgtcttgaactcgacctcaggagatccacacacctcagcctctcaaagtgctgggattgcaggtgagagccaccgtacctggccgaatttttttttgtagagatgggatcttgctgtgttgcccaggctggtcttgaactcttgacctcaagtgatcctcccacctcagcctcctaaagtgctataggattataggcagaagccaccactcccagcccactGCAGAGTCCTTGAAGCTCTTAAGTCTTCATCTGACACCTTGTTAAGATGGGGAACTGTGTGTTAAACCATTCTGTTAAGttactgtataaaaataaaactgctccCAAGCATTGATTGAAACTGTTTTGCTATGAGCTTCCTGAGAGAAAAGTGAGgacttaaccatttttttttccatgaactATGATCCCAGTACAGTGTACCTAATGTCCTTCACAGCCTAACAAAAGAGGTCAGGCAACCCTGCTCATCCTGTCTAGTTTGTCAGTATTTAGATGTAAGGTGGATTTAAAGCTAACCTGAGACTGAGGATTGCAACTATAATCCTAAGAGATCATCCAGTTTAGTACAAAAATGTTCCTGCAAGATGCCAGAGCAAGGGCGAAATCACGGAAGCAAATTAAAGCGATGATGGTTCATCTTTTACAAGTGAAAGGCAAACATGAAGAAGGAAATGATATTCTCCCTCCTAAACTTATTAAATTGATAAGCTATCTTCACAGCCTTTATGGATCACATCCAGAGTCCTCAATTTGTTGATTGAGGAGTGCATTTTCAAGGTGGCCAACAGGGAATTAGAGCTttcaggcttttctttgctgtggCATCATGAACTCCAGCTCCCCTTCATTGCTTTCTGAACATATTTCTGGGAAAGCTTGATGAGGTCAGTGCACAAATCCCTGCAGCCATCCCCCTTGAGGAACTTCTTGGCAAACCTGCATTGAAGAAGTGCTCCTTGCACTCATGCTTCATGTCAGGGTTTGCCTTTCCCACTTTGCTTCTGGCAATGGTGGTGACGGGGCACTCGGATGTTGTCAcctgttcattattttttcatttatattcccaATTCCCACCCTTCTTTTGAGACACAGCTAGGTATGTGCACTGCAAATGCTTCTCCAGAGAAACCCAAGGTCAAATTTCAAATAGGATGGTTATGGTCACCATAAAAGTGGCGATATTTGAGTGGTGGAAGAGGGTGCAGAACAGTAGGTAGGGCAAACAGCCAGGACACTATTATAAATAACTGTGATAGTGTCTTGTGTTACAGTATAATTAAACACAGGTTAGAGCCGTTACTACGATCGTTTTTTCCTAAGAGGTTTTGATTTTGGAGAACAGAATCTTGAGGATCAGTGGGGACTCTTGGTCTGAAAGGTATCACCGGCAGCAGGAGCAGGAGGCTGTCCACATTTCGTGTTTTCACTTGTGGGAGTGGACGCTGGCTGCAACCCTCAAATGCTGGGGGGAGTCGACCCACTGAGCCGCTGTCCAGTATGCCCAGGGCAAGGATATGGCTGCAAATCCTGCCTCCGGGCGGCCCCGACCTCCTTGGCTTCGGTGTCCAATTaggaaaaagaagggagaaattcGGTAAGAAATCCGTGAAAGAGGTTGGTCCTCCGCCCCCACTCAGGCCAGGAGCTGGCACAGAACGTGCCCCTACACGCCGTCCTAGTCCCAGAGAGTACGGCCGGAACTCACCCCGCCCGCCATGCCCCTCGGCCACGCCCCCTCTGCGTTTGGCTCAGCGTCGGGGCGGGGTCGACCTGCGATTGGCCGGGACCGTAATAGCGTCCCGGCGCGCCACGTGTGCGTAGAAACGCACAGGAAGCGCTCTGTTGGGGGCGCGGCAGCCGGGCTGGGCGGCGGTGGCAGTCATGGAGCGGGAAGAGGAGCCTCTGTCCGCGAGGCCGGCTCTGGAGACCGAGGGGCTGCGCTTCCTACACGTCACCGGTGAGTCGCTGCGGGGCAGCAGGGCGCGCGCCGCCACCTCCCCGGCGCGCCGCCATGATCGGTGGGTGGTCCTCCGCTGCTCGCGGCGCCGGGGCCTGGGAGCCCTGGGAACTGTCGGGCGTTGGCGCTGACGCGGACTCTGGGCAGCAGGCCCGGACCTTGCGCGGTGGCCTCTCGGGAGCCGCACTTCCCTTGGCGGCTCGGCTGGCCCTTGTTTGCGCAAGTCTTTTTTGCGAACCAGGCTCTTCCTGTTGCAGTTGCTGGAGTCACTCGGCCCTTGGCGTTTGCCTCTGGGACCTGCCCCACGCAGCCCCATACACACTCCTAACTCCCCGCACTGTCACCCCCTTTCTGTGTGGTTCCCTAGGTCTGAAAGGCCTTTGCCTTCCTGGTTCAGACTAGCTGCtcttcatttttcaaaacccAGTTGCTGTGTCCTCCACCCCCTAACTGCCCCCGACTCCCCAGTTGGTGGAGAAGTCTCACTTCTCGGAGATCCCTGAATTGTCGCACTTCTTGTTCATGTTTTAACGATCTACTTAGGAGGCTTTTTCCTCAGCTAGACCATGGAGGCTTTGAGGGCAGGAGTTACACTTTGTTGAGTCTTACGGAAAAGTCAACTGGTAGtgccatttttagttttttgaaaacttttttttttcttttcagtgggCTCCCTGCTGGCCACCTATGGCTGGCACATCGTCTTCAGCTGCATCCTTCTCTACGTGGTCTTTCAGAAGCTTTCCACCCGGCTAAGAGCCTTGAGGCAGAGGCAGCTGGACAGAGCTGCGGCTGCTGTGGGTCAGTGCCTTATAACCGAAATGAAAGCGGTGGTTCTTCACCTCCTTCTTTTATTAAGAATTAGTCTCTTATTAAAAGTAAGATGGGccgcatagcaagaccctgtccctattaaaaaaataaaatagagacacaggctcacgcctgtaatcccagcactttgggaggccgaggcggggggatcacgaggtcaagagatcgagaccatcctggtcaacatggtgaaacctcgtctctactaaaaatacaaaaaattagctgggcttggtggtgcgtgcctgtaatcccagctactcaggaggttgaggtaggagaattgtttgaacccaggaggcggaggttgcagtgagccgagatcacaccattgcactccagcctgggtaacaagagcaaaactccgtctcaaaaaaataaataaataaaataaaaatagccaggagtggCATCACAAacctgtagtcgcagctgctcaggaggctgaggcaggagaatcatttcagtCCAGGAAGTCAAAGCTGTGGTGGGCTATGATTGGGCcacactacactccagcgtgggAAATTGACTGAGACCCTGCCTTTAAGAAATTATAAGAAGTATATGGTTCTCGGCTGGTCTGGGTATctcacgcctagaatcccagcactttttgggaggccaaagccagcacattgcctgaggtcaagagtttgagaccagcctagctcacatggtgaaaccccacctctactaaaaatacaaaaattagtggagtgtggtggtaggcacctgtaatcccagctattggggaggctgaggctggagaaatcgcttgaacccaagagatggacggtgcagtgagctgagatcctgccactgcacccctgcctgggcaacaagtgaggatttgtcttttttttttttttttttttttgagacagagtcttgccctgttgctcggactggaatgcagtggcgtgatctcagctcactgcaacctccacctcctgggttcaagcagttctcctgcctcagcctcccaagtagctgggattacaggcgcatgccaccacacccagttagtttttgtatttttagtagagatcgcgtttcaccatgttggtcaggctggcctcaaactcctgacctcataatctgcccgccttgacctcccaaaaaaaaggggctgggtgcagtggctcacacctataatcccaacactttgggaggctgaggcgggcctgAGGTCAGGCCtctgagatcacctgaggtcaggagtttgagaccaccctggctaacatggtgaaatgccatctctactaaaaatacaaaaattagctgggcctggtggcatgtgcccgtagtcccagctgctcaggaaaatcgcttgaactcgggaggcaaaggttgcagtgagctgagatggagccactgcactccagcctgggtgacagagcaagactctgtctctgaaataaaaaatttaaaaaaatatattagtaataGATGGTTCTCATGTGTATAGGAGGAGAAAGAACGTTTTTTTGCTTCTGAAGCTGATTTTGGTGCATGTGTAACGCTTTTTTGTTTCAGAGAGTTAATGCAATGGAGAACCTGCCTGATGGTGCCCTGAGTGCATGTCTTGTTGGATGGCTTTTCATTTATAGGCtggtttaaaatgaaaacatattttctctgtACTTGTAGGTCTGCCTACTAAGTTGAGTTATCTCTAGAACATTTTGAGAGAATTAACAGGCAGCCTTATCTCTTCATGTCCACATCATTTTGATTTTCACTAACTTATCCATCAGACCTGATTTCCAGATAtatttacccatttaaaaaacTCATTCTCTTTGAAAGGTAGCCTTTTCACTAGTTAGAAGATACAGTTTCTGTGGACATATCCAAAGAAATGCTACATGTTTTTAGAATAGTGAAGTAGTATAAATTGTCATTCATCTGAGTCACTGGTACTGAGATTGAGATGGTAGACTTTGTTTTACAAACGAGATGAAAATACAGGTTAAGCGGGGGAGTTCATTTCTATTCATAATGCTAtgtggaaggatttttttttgttttctgtagaaaCAAATACCTAAGAATCTTAACTCCTGGGCTAGTTGAGGGATGGATGATTTAGAAAACTTTATATTTCCTTGGTAGTCTTCCAGGATTCTGGTCAACCTAGAGACCGAGGGTGTCATTGAGGTACCCAAAATGTGCTCTGTGTGGCCGCCATCCCAGGCTTTATGAATTGGTATTGCTCAGGAGAACTTAGAAATTGACATTTCTAACCGGTTTCTGGTGATGCAGATATTTGGAGCTAAAATCCATGGCTCAGCAACAGACCCCTGCCCCTTGAAGCAGTAAAATGTATGCAGAGGGGTCAGGATTACTCATGTAAAAACATGTTTCATTGTCTGATGTCGATACCTCTTTGTACTTCTAATAATGCAGACACTCAGGTTTCTATTCTACAAAGTGCTTgatctcaatttttttctgacGTTTTAGAACCTGATGTTGTTGTTAAACGACAAGAAGCTTTAGCAGCTGCGCGATTGAAAATGCAAGAAGAACTAAATGCTCAAGTTGAAAAGCATAAAGAGAAACTAAAACAGGTAGCACCCAGCTTCAGTTTGAATATGTACATAGAAATTGGCTGAGGCTCAGTCGATTACAGTTGCTGTCTGTGTTGTCTATAAGCTTCTAGGACCAGGTCCGATCCCATTAGATTTAATAAGTATTTCAGTTCCTACCATGTCAGTATTGGTGATATCAAGAAAAATACACTATTGTTAGGGAACAGTAGATGTGTGACTATTTTACAATGACAGGTACAGAGCACAGGAGAAGAGACAGGTTGGAGGGtacatgtgagtgtgtgcacaTGCCTGTGTCTTCTACATTACCAAAAATGTCCTGATAGACGTGAATTTCAGAAGAACATGGAGTCAGTCATCTTTTTCATGAAacattttgctttctttcataGTGTGCAAAAACCAAAGCTTCTCTTTGAGTTAAACTCATACCACAAGATCACAACGGTTATATTAACCAAAGAAAATGAGGGTGGCGTTTGTTCTGAAAGACCCAAATTAGGAATTGTCAGTTACCGCTGTCTTTTAGAGCCATGGCAGTCTCTGAATTCCTTCTGTGCAATGTGATTGTTTCTCagcttgaagaagaaaaaaggagacagaagaTTGAAATGTGGGACAGCATGCAAGAAGGAAAAAGTTACAAAGGAAATGCAAAGAAGCCTCAGGTGACTGGAGACTTTGGCCAGCTGGCATTTTGTAGTAGGTGAAGATTGCCAAGTAGaatgttttcattgtttcttaCACCTGTGTGTATTCAAACAGGAGGAGGACAGTCCTGGGCCTTCCACTTCATCTGTCATCCCAAAACGGAAATCGGACAGAAAGCCTTTGCGGGGAGGTGGTAAGCACCACCGATATCAAATGTTAACACATTTTCAACACTTACAGGATATAGTTACCTTTTATAAACCAGACTGTTTCTTTGTGCATAAATTAAGACTAATTCTTTAGGATTGTGAAGATTCAGTAAAGGAAACAGATGAAAACCACCTCCTAGGCCCTTACTAAGTGCTTGGAAGGATTGTACTTGTAGTACAGTATTCTCACTTGATCCCTCTGCAGTCCCGTAGAGGGAGAGCTAATTAGGACGAGGAGTTCTCTGCCAGTCTTCAGATGAGTGTCAAGGAGCTGGAACACAGTGGTTTGGGCCTTTCTAGCCAGGACCACCATGTTTCTTCAGATAACAAGGAGTGGCAGACAGATGCTCATTCAAAGCTTTTTCCTGTGTGCAACACTGCCCTGGGGACTCTGAGTGGTGCTGTACCAGTCTGTCTTCATCCCATCTCCAAGAATTTCAAGTCTGGGAAGATGGGactcacaaacaaaaataagcaatcttTTGTGATTCTGGCTAAGAGTTGCAAGTTACTGCTGAGGAATGAGAGAGCAAAGACACTAGAACACTATAGAACACTTCCAGGGCGGAAGACTTTGTATTCTCTATAGGAGGAGAGGGCGCACAGCAGAGGCCTGGAGACCTCATGGTGTCTGTGAGGACTGAAGACAGACTGGGACATGGGCCACAAACTTGGCTGACCTTAGATGCTGAGCTGTAATCCCCTTTGTGTCTGGAGACTAAACCTGGCTTGCTGTAGAGAAGGTGATACATCTggaaagaaaatgctatttttagATGGTCCTGCTAGAAGCTTATTTTTAGACACATAGAGGTGATATTTAGGATAGGAACGGAAATCGTAGAAGATGGAATGCATGCATGGCCTCTTTCAGTGTCCCCAGCATTCCTGAGCTGGGGCTTTGACTAGCCTGGTTTTacaaatagggaaactgaggcacaggattGTATTGCTCAAAGATTCCACTGCCAGTAAGGAGTAAAACCAACATATTTAAGTTGTGGCTGACCCTAGAACCTGAGCACTCAACCAGGTCCCCAGTTGTCCGTTGACTTTGGGAAGCTCACGAGGGAGTGGGGCAGGGGTAGCGGGGAAGCACACAGATGACCTGGCTCTGACTGGTAGAAGTGGCAGgtttcattctgttttgatttttttaaatccgtTTTCTATAGTTTGAACAGTCCTTATTTGAATGTGTGAGTTTCAGTAATACATTCTCTGTGATAGGAGGCTTCATATACTTAAATCAGACCATCTTGAGGAAGTTTTTGGTGACTCTTTTGCATGT from Callithrix jacchus isolate 240 chromosome 6, calJac240_pri, whole genome shotgun sequence encodes:
- the SELENOS gene encoding selenoprotein S (The RefSeq protein has 1 substitution compared to this genomic sequence), translated to MEREEEPLSARPALETEGLRFLHVTVGSLLATYGWHIVFSCILLYVVFQKLSTRLRALRQRQLDRAAAAVEPDVVVKRQEALAAARLKMQEELNAQVEKHKEKLKQLEEEKRRQKIEMWDSMQEGKSYKGNAKKPQEEDSPGPSTSSVIPKRKSDRKPLRGGGYNPLSGEGGGTCSWRPGRRGPSSGGUG